ATATCGTTCTGTAAACTTTATCTGTGACGTAACAGAATGCATCCAATCGCTTTATTGTTTTAGGAATTAATCTTATcatttctcatttaaaaaatacttcttttttttaattctgcttATAGGCAGACGAatctttaaatacataatatgataatgtatcattttatCGCGGAGATTCTCAATCTTCGCggatttttatgtcaaaatatatgtgtatatatacacatatgtgTGCGTGTGGTAACATGTGTAATGAAGAATGTTACTAGGTATGCCAAATCGCTTGAAATTTTTTCTCAGTAAAGCCtgtatgtatacaaatacaCTAGTTTTTGTTGTAGTCAAAAATACCTagtagttttgattttataggcATTCAAAGTTTCGAAAAAAATCGTGTCCCGCTAACAGCCGCTTGAGTACCTGTGACGTCATATCACAACGCGTCGCGCGGGCAGCGTACCGCTTAGTATCAAGTCGCCAGCACTTATAGTTGTTGAAATAGCTTGCGCAGTATTTTGTCGTGTTTTCGTTCGCGTATTACGTTAATAgtctaataatagtaaatattattcgattatttatattaataaaagaaaaagggCAATCGGATAATCTACCTAAAATAGATGGATTAATGGTTGCtcattatttatcaacaaatagTGATTTTGTTGCCACCGAAATGCGAGGGATAAAAATGCAAAGGTAAGTAAACTTTCcagaattaatgaatttatttaaaaatgcacgAGTATTTATACAAGCATAGGAGTGGGCATAGACAGAGCTACCTTATTTCAATGCACACTTGTTTCAAACGAATGCacaagtttttatacaaaaaacagacgttgcaataaataattattttcggagAAATAAGTTACAAACGACCGCGTGCTACTTCAAATTCCAATAACAAAATCTGAAAGCTTTTCATTGTTTCAAAGGGGTCGTGTAATAGGTGTGGCATGCGGTTCAAAtaagttaagtttattattagttacttacataCTTGACATAAGTTTTGGTTTCTGTTGATAATGCGACGACGTATTGCTACAAACTCAAATAGTAGAAGTACCTAcctatcattaaatttaaaatacgtaaggtcattttattttattttactcaatttttattgcaaatatagaTGTTTGGACAGTTGtactaaaccttttttatttatttgtatttttttactaataaaatacgtaagaccatttatttttattgaaaacttatttCAGATCGGCAAGAGACAGCTATGGCGATGATGCTATTGGTTATGTTCAAGTAAAAAGAGTAGGTGATGTATGTACGGTTAAATGTAGAATCACGCCAGAACACCGCGTACGTACCACACCTTATCATTGCAGCTTAGAATGTAATGAAAAGGATGGagaagttttaaatgtaacctGCGAAGATTGTGCCGCCAGCAGAGGTGGCTGTAAGCATACTATAGCATTTTTAATGTGGCTACATCGTCGAAGCGAGGAGCCTTCAACGACTGCTACCAAGTGTTATTGGAAAAAATCTAAGCTCTCAGGTATTGGTACCACACTGAAAATGATTAAAGCTAAAGATTTCGGTACAAGTGGTATAACACTTCATTCAGTCGGCcagaatggaaatattttttttgaccaaGTAGCATTAAAACTTAGAGAGCTTCAAATACAATGTTCTCTTTCACATTTTATATGTGAAAAAAAAGAAGTTGAAAAGATGtccattcattatttaattaatcgtttCAAAAAATCCTGTGTTGATTTTCACTTTGaaagttttataacattttgtaaaaacgaAATGACGGAATCAAGATGTCATCAAGTAAAAGAGGGTACAACAGCTCAATCAGATTCAAATTTGTGGTTTGAGATGCGCTACGGACGTATAACAGCTTCAAAAATGTACGAAGCTGCTCAGTGCACAACAAAAGATGGCTCTTTAGTTGAGGAAATATTTGGTGCTGTAACTTTTAATCAAACGAATGCTATCAAAAGaggaaaaaaattagaaaaggaTGTCATAAAAGAAGTCTCGAAGTTACATAGTATTAAGATAGTGGATACtggtctttttttaaagaatgagtGGCCTATGATTGGTGCCTCGCCTGACGGACTTACTGATGACTGCGTTCTTGAAGTAAAGTGTCCAACCAAGGCAAACACTTTTACTACGTATTGTAGTAAAGGTAAACtaggcaaaaaatattatgctcaGATACAAACACAAATGCAAATGACCGGAAAAAGGAAAGCCCTATTTTGTATTGCACATGTTGACTTTGAAAGCTCAAGGAAGGTTGATGTGCATgaagtagtttataataaaaaatattgtgatgatatgtttgaaaaatgtattaagttttggaaggaaaatatttttgataaattaataaaataacattatcctAATGtaagatagttttattaaaactctataaataacacaaacattaatgGAAAATGGAATGTACGTTacctcaatattttatatttttaatacaataaaataaacttaaatgtattttgcttAAAACACTAGGAAGCTACTCTAAATTAAACAGACTGCTTTGAAGATTAACTATTCCCCATGCAGAAATCACTACTGAATCTAGCAGGTCAACTTGCTTTAGATCTACACAAGCGTGTTGTACAATGACGTCACACCGTCACCCGCAGCCCGCGTCGTGCGGTTGCAGcttgttttacttataaatcgGAAACTAATTGACGTATCGAATTAATTCTTtcgctattattttttatttttgacagaaaataTGGAGTGCCAATAATCAAAATTAGTTAACATTCTTCAttgcatattattatgtacCATCGCGTAAACGTATGTGTTACTTAGGTTTTACTGGTCATCGGGGCCATTCATTGATTACGTAAGACTTTTCGCTTGTTTTTGACGCCCtccctattataagaaaaataagaataggC
This region of Vanessa atalanta chromosome 8, ilVanAtal1.2, whole genome shotgun sequence genomic DNA includes:
- the LOC125065885 gene encoding uncharacterized protein LOC125065885; the encoded protein is MVAHYLSTNSDFVATEMRGIKMQRSARDSYGDDAIGYVQVKRVGDVCTVKCRITPEHRVRTTPYHCSLECNEKDGEVLNVTCEDCAASRGGCKHTIAFLMWLHRRSEEPSTTATKCYWKKSKLSGIGTTLKMIKAKDFGTSGITLHSVGQNGNIFFDQVALKLRELQIQCSLSHFICEKKEVEKMSIHYLINRFKKSCVDFHFESFITFCKNEMTESRCHQVKEGTTAQSDSNLWFEMRYGRITASKMYEAAQCTTKDGSLVEEIFGAVTFNQTNAIKRGKKLEKDVIKEVSKLHSIKIVDTGLFLKNEWPMIGASPDGLTDDCVLEVKCPTKANTFTTYCSKEYSRKVNNKSFWTKIVLDEEQSDQKTKDS